In the genome of Candidatus Moraniibacteriota bacterium, one region contains:
- a CDS encoding RNHCP domain-containing protein, with the protein MSSSRFQKHIESFACGHCGAFVEGNGYTNHCPRCLWSRHVDIFPGDRAAACGELMAPVSAWLEHGEWQLRHRCLACGYEKKNRLSADDDMSVLADIVRGGKK; encoded by the coding sequence ATGTCTTCATCGCGATTTCAAAAACATATCGAGAGTTTCGCATGCGGTCATTGTGGCGCTTTTGTGGAAGGGAATGGCTATACCAATCACTGCCCGAGGTGTCTTTGGAGTCGGCATGTTGATATTTTCCCCGGCGATCGGGCGGCGGCGTGTGGTGAGTTGATGGCGCCTGTTTCAGCGTGGCTTGAGCATGGCGAATGGCAATTGCGACATCGTTGTCTTGCCTGCGGATACGAAAAAAAGAACCGCCTCTCGGCGGATGATGATATGAGTGTGTTGGCGGATATTGTTCGCGGAGGGAAAAAATAA
- a CDS encoding type IV secretion system DNA-binding domain-containing protein gives MSDNITYFAKTNFRNEDRVFGIKADDRRRHMYVIGKTGMGKTNMLENLVIQDIQHGHGVAFIDPHGDTAEKLIRAIPPSRVNDVIYFNPSDQDFPVAFNVMEHVSAEYRHLVASGLVGVFKKIWADSWGPRLEYILRNAILALLEYPGSTLLGVMRILVDKEYRKRVVDKVTDPVVKSFWVDEYTKWNDRVLQEVIAPIQNKVGQFLSSSLIRNIVGQTVSSFDVRDIMDRRKILIMNLSKGRIGEDNSALIGAMMITKIQLAAMGRVDIPEDDRQDFYLYVDEFQNFATESFGNILSEARKYRLNLILANQYILQIEESVRDAIFGNTGTIISFRVGATDAEFLEKEFSPIFLATDIVNLEKYHIYLKLMIDGISGDAFSATTLPPIDLPESDENAEKVVRISRERYAAKKQDVEDKIRRWTGILTEEERQNFEERMRMRAETTLAKKAPVEIDGSLSTPPSSSVRQQEFFRSSSHDNRSTPDRISRHESPSRIPTGHPYRNSALPNELTISSDSPSLTGTTSASMQSADRLRRDPSEHSGNEISSPSSRPLYKSVCAVCGVEIDVPFKPDGKRPTFCREHFKSFQKTIARTRTGVDMQSSQASPEKRSEHVRDDHSEENPAYSRREDAPSEVSRERHSFAPKAYVSMETPLSLGQMQYIAPKPFKRSKEKIDLGEVRRILSSERTADGHSDS, from the coding sequence ATGTCTGACAATATTACCTATTTCGCCAAGACGAACTTCCGGAACGAAGATCGGGTTTTCGGTATCAAAGCCGATGATCGTCGTCGGCATATGTATGTCATTGGGAAAACGGGCATGGGGAAGACTAATATGCTCGAGAATCTGGTTATTCAAGATATTCAACACGGACACGGCGTCGCTTTCATTGATCCGCATGGCGATACGGCGGAGAAGCTGATTCGCGCTATTCCGCCGTCGCGCGTCAATGACGTCATTTACTTCAATCCGTCAGATCAGGATTTCCCGGTAGCATTCAATGTGATGGAACATGTGTCGGCGGAGTACCGGCACCTGGTTGCTTCCGGCTTGGTCGGCGTTTTCAAGAAGATTTGGGCGGACTCTTGGGGACCGCGCCTCGAGTATATCTTGCGCAATGCGATTTTGGCGCTTCTGGAATATCCGGGGAGCACGCTTTTGGGTGTGATGCGCATCCTGGTTGACAAGGAGTATCGCAAACGTGTCGTCGACAAGGTGACGGATCCGGTCGTGAAGTCATTTTGGGTTGATGAATATACCAAGTGGAATGACCGCGTGTTGCAGGAAGTGATTGCACCGATCCAAAACAAAGTCGGGCAATTCCTCTCGAGTTCGCTCATCCGAAATATTGTCGGGCAGACCGTCTCGTCATTCGATGTTCGCGATATCATGGACCGTCGGAAGATTCTTATCATGAATCTTTCGAAGGGGCGTATCGGGGAAGACAATAGTGCTCTTATCGGCGCAATGATGATTACCAAGATACAGCTTGCGGCGATGGGGCGTGTGGACATTCCGGAAGATGATCGCCAGGACTTCTATCTTTATGTTGATGAGTTTCAGAATTTCGCAACGGAGTCATTTGGTAATATTCTTTCCGAGGCGCGGAAATATCGGCTGAATTTGATTCTTGCAAACCAGTATATTTTGCAAATCGAAGAATCGGTTCGAGATGCGATCTTTGGCAATACGGGAACGATTATCAGTTTTCGTGTTGGAGCGACTGATGCGGAATTCCTTGAAAAAGAGTTCTCCCCGATTTTCTTGGCAACGGATATTGTAAACTTGGAAAAGTACCATATCTATCTCAAGCTCATGATTGACGGCATCTCCGGGGATGCTTTCAGTGCGACGACGCTTCCTCCGATCGATCTGCCGGAGAGTGATGAAAATGCTGAGAAGGTGGTTCGTATTTCTCGGGAGCGGTACGCGGCCAAGAAGCAAGATGTCGAAGATAAAATTCGCCGGTGGACTGGTATCTTGACTGAAGAGGAGCGGCAGAATTTTGAAGAGCGAATGCGAATGCGCGCCGAAACGACTCTTGCTAAAAAGGCTCCCGTTGAAATCGATGGCTCTCTGTCGACGCCGCCTTCCTCATCGGTGCGCCAGCAGGAATTCTTCAGGAGCTCTTCTCATGACAACCGATCTACTCCTGATCGAATATCTCGTCATGAATCCCCCTCGCGCATACCAACCGGTCATCCTTATCGGAATTCCGCTCTTCCAAATGAACTGACGATTTCCTCGGATTCGCCGTCTCTAACGGGAACGACGAGCGCTTCCATGCAATCAGCTGATCGATTGCGACGAGACCCATCTGAGCATTCGGGAAATGAGATATCATCTCCCAGTTCTCGACCTCTGTACAAATCCGTATGTGCAGTATGTGGTGTCGAGATTGACGTTCCGTTCAAGCCCGATGGGAAGCGTCCGACATTTTGTCGAGAGCACTTCAAAAGTTTTCAGAAGACGATTGCTCGTACGAGAACAGGCGTGGACATGCAGTCCTCCCAAGCATCGCCCGAGAAACGTTCGGAGCATGTGCGGGACGATCATTCCGAGGAAAATCCAGCGTACTCCCGCAGAGAAGATGCGCCATCGGAAGTGTCGCGCGAACGCCATTCGTTTGCTCCAAAGGCGTATGTCTCGATGGAGACGCCGCTTTCTTTGGGGCAGATGCAATATATCGCTCCAAAACCTTTTAAGCGTAGCAAGGAGAAAATCGATTTGGGAGAAGTTCGCAGGATTCTTTCGTCCGAACGAACCGCTGATGGCCATTCAGATTCTTAG
- a CDS encoding trypsin-like peptidase domain-containing protein, protein METTDTTVPVTERSDVSPRKTCHHGGASFLLASFLFGVFGGILGWWVGPRLASDLKLPISPALLEMTKNAKDSGGQGASSSLPASVSSEESLLVSLVEKSTPGVVSVVISKDVPKYRSFFDDPNFPSFFFGRPFGNNSNSDSGETEKQTVGEGSGFFVSSDGTIVTNKHVVEDLQADYTVITSDKKEHVARVLARDPVQDIAVLKIDGDNFPALELGDSESLRVGQTAVAIGNSLGEFSNTVSRGIISGLQRSLVAGSGMGASERLSGIIQTDAAINPGNSGGPLLSLSGDVIGINVAMAQGAQNIGFAIPVNSIKRALDEVKNTGKISAPFLGVRSVAITSEIQKANNLPFEYGALIVRGQNITDLAVVPGSPADKADIVENDIILEIDGVKIDDENQLSDVIASKHAGDTVTLKVWHKGDTRDVKVTLEERK, encoded by the coding sequence ATGGAAACAACGGATACAACTGTTCCGGTGACGGAACGATCGGATGTGTCTCCCCGGAAGACATGTCATCATGGGGGCGCATCGTTTCTTCTGGCAAGTTTTCTCTTCGGTGTTTTTGGCGGTATTCTCGGCTGGTGGGTCGGACCACGCCTCGCGAGTGACTTGAAACTTCCCATTTCTCCTGCCTTATTGGAGATGACAAAAAACGCAAAAGATTCAGGCGGACAAGGGGCATCGTCTTCATTGCCGGCGTCAGTGTCGTCGGAAGAGTCGCTTCTGGTCTCTCTGGTAGAGAAAAGCACTCCGGGTGTTGTAAGCGTTGTTATTTCAAAAGATGTTCCCAAATACAGGAGCTTTTTTGATGACCCGAATTTTCCCTCGTTTTTCTTTGGTCGTCCGTTTGGGAATAATTCAAATTCCGATTCAGGGGAGACTGAAAAACAGACGGTTGGCGAAGGATCGGGTTTCTTCGTATCTTCGGATGGAACTATTGTGACCAATAAGCATGTTGTCGAGGATTTACAGGCGGACTACACCGTTATAACGAGCGACAAAAAGGAGCATGTGGCGCGTGTTTTGGCGCGTGATCCGGTGCAGGATATTGCCGTATTGAAAATCGACGGAGATAATTTTCCGGCGCTCGAGCTCGGCGATTCGGAGAGTTTGCGTGTGGGGCAGACGGCAGTTGCCATCGGGAATTCGCTTGGGGAATTCTCCAATACGGTAAGTCGGGGAATTATCTCCGGATTGCAGCGAAGTCTTGTGGCGGGATCAGGCATGGGTGCTTCCGAGCGCCTCTCAGGCATTATACAGACCGACGCGGCTATTAACCCGGGGAACTCTGGCGGACCACTTCTTAGTCTTTCAGGAGATGTTATCGGCATTAATGTTGCCATGGCACAAGGCGCACAAAATATCGGATTTGCGATACCGGTCAACAGCATTAAACGCGCGCTTGATGAAGTGAAGAATACCGGGAAGATATCGGCACCGTTTCTCGGTGTACGATCGGTTGCGATTACATCGGAGATTCAAAAGGCGAACAATCTGCCTTTTGAATATGGAGCGCTCATCGTTCGCGGACAAAACATTACTGATTTGGCGGTTGTCCCGGGTTCTCCGGCGGACAAAGCGGATATTGTCGAGAATGACATCATTCTGGAAATCGACGGAGTTAAGATCGACGATGAGAATCAACTCTCCGACGTGATTGCTTCAAAACATGCGGGCGATACGGTGACGCTCAAGGTATGGCATAAGGGCGATACGCGCGACGTGAAAGTGACGCTCGAAGAACGGAAATAA
- a CDS encoding peptidylprolyl isomerase translates to MSQPVALSGDQPESKKKRGVIRVRTAIFGFLIGGILTLLIVSLLVAFAPDASVGIALRRIFPFPVAIADGAFISYGELDKDRESVRRFYESQSDDLAEKGLRVDFSTPDGKSRLLLREKDILNKLVEDRIILFLAQSKGIRFSNDDVTARVEDAIREQGGSRENLESRLLHFYGWNLEEFKEKIVVPSLYRDALEASFLKERDVSAAKSNIEKADSELKNGVQFDRVAEELSEGDSKKNGGDLGWVDIDSLVPELQEVARTQEIGAVSSILESTLGFHIVTVADRKTESGKEMVRMRQIFTRKPSFPEWLADKKREAVVFVLPRRYLWDSKSGSVAFRDESMRTFEKNALQQSEGDPSLVF, encoded by the coding sequence ATGTCTCAACCAGTAGCGCTATCCGGAGATCAGCCGGAATCAAAGAAGAAGCGAGGGGTAATTCGCGTGCGAACGGCGATTTTTGGGTTTCTGATAGGAGGTATTCTTACGTTGCTCATAGTGTCTCTTCTGGTAGCCTTTGCTCCGGATGCGTCGGTCGGCATTGCTTTGCGCCGCATATTTCCGTTTCCAGTCGCGATTGCTGACGGCGCTTTTATCTCTTACGGAGAACTTGATAAAGATCGAGAGTCGGTTCGTCGCTTCTATGAATCTCAGTCGGATGACTTGGCAGAGAAAGGGCTTCGTGTGGACTTTAGTACTCCGGATGGAAAGAGTCGTTTGCTGCTTCGGGAGAAAGATATTTTGAATAAACTTGTCGAGGATCGGATCATTCTTTTCTTGGCGCAGAGCAAAGGTATTCGTTTTTCTAATGACGATGTGACAGCAAGGGTTGAGGATGCGATTCGTGAACAGGGCGGAAGTCGGGAGAACCTCGAGAGTCGACTCTTGCATTTTTACGGATGGAATCTCGAAGAATTTAAAGAGAAAATTGTTGTGCCGTCGCTTTACCGAGATGCGCTCGAGGCGTCATTCTTGAAAGAACGCGATGTTTCGGCAGCGAAATCGAATATTGAAAAAGCTGATTCGGAACTGAAGAATGGGGTGCAGTTTGACAGGGTGGCGGAAGAATTGTCAGAAGGTGATTCCAAGAAGAACGGCGGTGATCTTGGTTGGGTAGATATCGATTCGTTAGTTCCGGAACTTCAGGAGGTGGCGCGAACTCAAGAGATCGGCGCGGTAAGCTCGATACTTGAAAGTACGCTTGGATTTCATATCGTAACTGTTGCGGACAGGAAGACGGAATCCGGAAAAGAGATGGTTCGGATGCGGCAGATATTTACTCGAAAGCCCTCGTTTCCGGAGTGGCTTGCTGACAAAAAGCGCGAAGCGGTTGTCTTTGTTCTTCCTCGTCGATATCTCTGGGATTCGAAAAGTGGCAGTGTCGCTTTTCGGGACGAGTCAATGCGTACTTTTGAAAAGAATGCGCTTCAACAATCCGAAGGCGACCCGTCACTTGTCTTTTAA
- a CDS encoding efflux RND transporter permease subunit, with translation MPTSPHNNSGNTSSDSEYLKQLEFDPALRKSPFNFFVTRPRVILLLITAISIWGLWSFFQLPRESNPEIKIPIGIVITPFPGASPSDVEELVTKKIETKISGLSGIKKITSNSANSLSSVTVEYEANEPIDDAIRNLRDAISEVKSDLPDDAEDPSVKEISFDDQPILTIALSGPIDGLALRSIADTASDELKKIPGVREVNISGGDEREFSVAYDPAKLSALGISPDEANRSIALTNRAVPAGSFDGTRFSYPVRTDARFFTAETLGDIPIRFSSNGNVVLLKDIATVEERAVKRTVLSRLSINGSEPANAVTLNIVKRTGGSIIETVDNAELTMNRLSESFPGGVEWTTTVDLAKEIRKNFNELTRDFFLTVGLVVGTLVLIVGLKEALIAGLTIPLVFFITFGTMLFSGISLNFLSLFSLLLSMGLLVDDAIVVVSATKQYLRTGKFTPEEAVLLVLRDFKVVLTTTTLTTMWAFLPLLLATGMIGQFIKSIPITVSVTLTASLGIALMINHPLAAALERIRFTKSWFVIAVSFLVGLGTYGVLLGSLWGFALAGTALVIIIRLTLWYFLRSGNKILNQNAALVDAEWHDENLIKTRLKEAGNRENGNFKDRLIHGIIHFDRIIPPYEKLLRSILSSARRKWIVLLGTGAIFIGSVLLPILGIVPIEFFPTSDEELIFINIEAPIGLRLNETNTIVQRIEHKLLTYPEIVNFSTVVGNAGISQDGTGTATGNASHLAGIVVKLSDKHDRHRTSSEIADALHNDFSDVRDADIRVASQQGGPPSGSAFEARVTGDDLKTIDGIVHDLRGVLATIPGTTNINSSLKNAPADYTFALDHDRLAFYGLDATSVGSALRTAISGVEVTTVLRDNKEISVNARFSEQSIPSLDDLRSIEFRNASGNTIRLGDISAIELKPSVDSITRIDQKRTALLSAGVSANVRPAEVLATFQEKVKNSYHLPDGYSITYGGENEQNQESVASILRALVIAIALIVATLIIQFNSVKQAAIVLTTLPLAMIGVFIGMAIFRISLSFPGLIGILALFGIVVKNAIILIDKMNLNWAHGLEHTEAIIDAGKSRIEAIFITSFATILGLIPITLSDALWRALGTAIIFGLAVSSFFTLLIIPVLSSMLIKKHR, from the coding sequence ATGCCAACTTCTCCACACAACAACTCCGGAAACACCTCGTCCGACTCAGAGTATTTAAAACAACTCGAATTCGATCCGGCACTCAGAAAGAGTCCATTTAATTTCTTTGTCACGCGCCCGCGAGTCATCCTTCTCCTCATTACGGCTATCTCCATCTGGGGACTCTGGTCATTCTTCCAACTCCCCCGCGAATCCAACCCGGAAATAAAAATCCCCATTGGCATTGTCATAACACCTTTCCCGGGAGCATCTCCGTCGGATGTCGAGGAACTCGTCACCAAAAAGATAGAGACGAAAATAAGCGGTCTCTCGGGCATCAAGAAGATAACATCGAATTCCGCGAATTCCCTCTCATCTGTCACGGTCGAATATGAGGCAAACGAACCAATCGACGATGCTATCCGCAACCTTCGCGATGCCATTTCAGAAGTTAAAAGCGATCTCCCGGACGATGCCGAAGACCCTTCTGTTAAAGAGATTTCATTTGATGACCAACCAATACTCACCATAGCCCTCTCCGGTCCCATCGATGGACTTGCCCTGCGATCAATCGCTGACACGGCAAGCGACGAACTCAAAAAAATTCCCGGTGTCCGGGAAGTCAACATCTCTGGCGGAGATGAGAGAGAATTCTCCGTTGCTTACGATCCGGCAAAACTCTCCGCGCTCGGCATCTCGCCCGATGAAGCAAACCGATCTATTGCCCTTACCAATCGAGCTGTTCCCGCCGGAAGTTTTGACGGCACACGGTTCTCCTACCCAGTTCGAACTGACGCTCGATTTTTCACAGCAGAAACACTGGGAGATATCCCCATCCGCTTCTCTTCCAATGGCAATGTTGTCCTCCTCAAGGATATCGCGACCGTCGAGGAGCGCGCCGTAAAACGCACCGTCCTCTCGCGACTGTCCATCAACGGATCAGAACCCGCAAATGCTGTCACGCTGAATATCGTCAAACGGACCGGCGGATCCATCATCGAAACCGTCGACAACGCGGAACTCACCATGAACCGCCTATCAGAGAGTTTCCCTGGTGGCGTCGAATGGACCACGACCGTCGACCTTGCCAAAGAAATTCGAAAAAACTTCAACGAACTCACACGCGACTTTTTCCTGACCGTCGGACTCGTTGTCGGCACGCTCGTACTCATTGTCGGATTGAAAGAAGCGCTCATAGCCGGACTCACTATTCCGCTTGTCTTCTTTATCACGTTCGGCACCATGCTCTTTTCGGGGATATCACTCAATTTTCTCTCATTGTTTTCACTCCTCCTGTCCATGGGACTTTTGGTTGATGACGCTATTGTCGTCGTATCAGCCACCAAACAGTACCTCCGTACCGGAAAATTCACACCTGAAGAAGCGGTCCTCTTGGTATTGCGCGATTTCAAAGTCGTCCTCACGACAACGACGCTCACAACCATGTGGGCATTTCTTCCACTTCTCCTTGCGACCGGCATGATCGGACAATTCATCAAGTCTATCCCCATTACCGTATCCGTCACACTCACAGCTTCTCTTGGGATAGCACTCATGATCAATCATCCGCTCGCAGCCGCACTTGAGCGCATTCGCTTTACCAAGAGTTGGTTCGTCATTGCCGTTTCATTCCTTGTCGGACTCGGCACATACGGCGTACTCCTCGGAAGCCTGTGGGGATTTGCTCTTGCCGGCACAGCACTCGTCATCATCATACGGCTCACGCTCTGGTACTTTCTTCGCAGTGGGAATAAAATTCTCAATCAAAATGCCGCGCTCGTCGACGCGGAGTGGCATGATGAAAACCTCATCAAGACCAGACTCAAAGAAGCGGGAAATCGCGAAAACGGGAACTTCAAAGATCGGCTCATTCACGGAATTATCCACTTCGACCGCATTATTCCGCCCTATGAAAAGCTACTAAGAAGTATCTTATCGAGTGCGCGACGCAAATGGATCGTCCTTCTTGGAACTGGCGCGATATTCATCGGCTCGGTTCTGTTGCCGATTCTCGGCATTGTGCCCATTGAATTCTTCCCAACTTCCGATGAAGAACTTATCTTCATCAATATCGAAGCGCCGATAGGACTCAGACTCAATGAGACGAATACTATTGTGCAGCGTATCGAACATAAACTTCTCACCTACCCAGAAATTGTAAACTTCTCTACGGTTGTCGGAAATGCCGGCATTTCCCAAGACGGCACCGGCACAGCAACTGGCAATGCCTCACACCTTGCCGGCATCGTCGTCAAGCTCTCGGATAAACATGATCGCCACCGCACTTCTTCGGAGATTGCCGATGCATTGCACAACGATTTCTCCGATGTTCGAGATGCCGATATCCGCGTTGCCAGCCAGCAAGGAGGTCCGCCTTCCGGATCCGCCTTCGAGGCTCGCGTCACAGGCGATGATCTCAAGACTATCGACGGAATCGTGCATGACCTCAGAGGAGTCCTCGCAACCATCCCCGGTACAACCAACATAAACAGCTCGCTTAAAAACGCTCCGGCGGATTACACCTTTGCTCTCGATCATGATCGACTCGCCTTTTACGGACTCGATGCGACCAGCGTCGGAAGCGCACTTCGCACGGCTATTTCCGGCGTCGAAGTAACTACCGTTCTTCGCGATAACAAAGAAATAAGTGTCAATGCCCGATTCTCAGAGCAATCAATTCCTTCGCTCGACGATCTTCGATCTATCGAATTCCGAAACGCATCCGGAAATACGATTCGCCTCGGAGACATCTCCGCAATCGAGCTCAAACCGTCAGTCGATTCTATCACCCGAATCGATCAAAAACGAACCGCGCTTCTTTCTGCCGGTGTGAGCGCCAATGTTCGACCCGCAGAAGTCCTTGCCACCTTCCAGGAAAAAGTGAAAAACAGCTATCATCTCCCCGACGGCTACTCCATTACTTATGGCGGCGAGAACGAACAGAATCAAGAGTCGGTCGCTTCAATTCTCCGCGCGCTCGTTATCGCGATCGCCCTTATCGTTGCGACGCTCATTATCCAGTTCAATTCCGTAAAGCAAGCGGCGATTGTTCTTACGACACTCCCGCTCGCCATGATCGGCGTATTCATCGGCATGGCAATATTCCGCATCTCACTCTCCTTCCCGGGACTCATCGGGATTCTCGCGCTTTTCGGTATTGTCGTGAAAAATGCCATTATTTTAATCGATAAGATGAATCTGAATTGGGCACACGGACTCGAACATACCGAAGCGATCATCGATGCCGGAAAATCTCGAATCGAAGCGATATTCATCACTTCGTTCGCCACCATACTCGGACTCATTCCAATTACCCTCTCCGATGCTCTGTGGCGAGCATTGGGAACCGCCATCATCTTCGGTCTTGCCGTCTCATCCTTCTTTACACTCCTCATCATTCCGGTTCTTTCCTCAATGCTGATCAAAAAGCATCGGTAG
- a CDS encoding efflux RND transporter periplasmic adaptor subunit translates to MVISSIFSKRPIFWAIIFCLALIGGGSLFLHNSASETKESSPESSETDHIQVITKKASELKTVSSEEHLPGIIAPEHETIFLATASGTIAAAPFEVGDTVSLGSVLFRIDTPFGSAITKDGLSSETIRQAEIAVSLAKKSYKDANRLAEKKSTKSVANTLARDLAKLRLESAEIALDNARNNSIIRSTFSGVISKKNASVGSAVSPGTELASIASTTTPTVRFSVSGNLRERLALGDVVSVQSGEMSSEAHITSIGALADSSTGKFPVEAKLSDDMLRAGTVATVSLTSEHSLTESDRLSLPLSATTTGQDGSFFFIEDSGIAKKVSVDSITVSGETGIVSANVPNDANIIVESGKALEEGASVDIKS, encoded by the coding sequence ATGGTCATCTCGTCTATATTCTCAAAACGCCCTATCTTCTGGGCGATTATCTTCTGCCTCGCGCTTATTGGCGGAGGATCCCTCTTTTTACATAACAGCGCGTCCGAAACCAAAGAATCGTCACCGGAAAGCTCCGAAACCGATCACATTCAGGTTATTACAAAAAAAGCGAGCGAGCTCAAGACTGTTTCCAGCGAAGAACATCTCCCCGGCATTATCGCTCCGGAACACGAGACTATCTTTCTTGCCACCGCTTCCGGAACTATTGCCGCCGCCCCATTCGAAGTTGGGGATACCGTTTCACTGGGATCAGTTCTCTTTCGCATCGACACACCATTCGGATCAGCGATAACGAAAGACGGGCTCTCCTCGGAAACCATCAGACAAGCAGAGATAGCTGTTTCCCTTGCGAAAAAATCATACAAGGATGCCAATCGACTCGCGGAGAAAAAAAGCACCAAGAGCGTTGCCAATACGCTTGCGCGAGATCTCGCCAAGCTCCGCCTTGAAAGCGCCGAAATCGCGCTCGACAATGCCCGAAACAATTCCATAATTCGATCGACATTCTCCGGCGTTATCTCCAAGAAAAATGCCAGCGTCGGAAGCGCTGTTTCGCCCGGAACAGAGCTTGCTTCTATCGCCTCAACCACAACGCCTACGGTTCGATTCTCTGTTTCCGGCAACCTGCGAGAAAGGCTCGCTCTCGGCGATGTGGTTTCCGTACAATCCGGAGAGATGTCATCTGAAGCGCATATCACCTCAATCGGCGCCCTTGCCGATTCCAGCACAGGAAAATTCCCCGTTGAAGCAAAGCTCTCGGACGACATGCTCCGCGCAGGAACCGTCGCCACCGTCAGCCTCACGTCAGAACACTCGCTCACCGAAAGCGATCGCCTTTCTCTTCCACTCTCCGCTACCACCACCGGACAAGATGGGTCATTCTTCTTTATTGAGGACTCCGGCATTGCAAAGAAAGTATCCGTCGATTCCATTACTGTCTCCGGAGAGACCGGTATCGTATCGGCCAATGTTCCAAACGACGCCAATATTATAGTCGAAAGCGGAAAGGCGCTCGAAGAAGGTGCGTCTGTTGACATCAAGTCATAA